A region of Halosolutus amylolyticus DNA encodes the following proteins:
- a CDS encoding DUF3325 domain-containing protein codes for MTDPLERVRRPEYTGENRCWPCTITNSLLLTVLVGAAAWRGRRLLAAGIGLLGAGAIALRGYVVPYTPRFAPRLVAALPIDAFDHGDPVTETGSLSGAGEAAGHDEGEPAPTGEEVLTELLEADAVVAEGEEIRLSSDFQDDWRREMRTLREGDLQTLAQVADEQTPPRIEPRTREGWGRPVLVLESDDAPPVTLRRGIAVAELAAARALESRVDSGAIRRAAGRPLRSLLETCPLCDGELTVSQSTCCGDVTPIGKTPTEKLVCPDCNERFFIFEDER; via the coding sequence ATGACCGATCCGCTCGAACGGGTACGCCGACCCGAATACACCGGCGAGAACCGGTGCTGGCCGTGTACGATCACCAACAGTCTCCTGCTGACCGTCCTCGTCGGCGCGGCCGCGTGGCGAGGTCGACGGCTCCTCGCCGCCGGGATCGGCCTCCTCGGGGCCGGCGCGATCGCACTCCGCGGCTACGTCGTCCCGTACACGCCGCGGTTCGCGCCGCGTCTCGTCGCGGCGCTCCCGATCGACGCGTTCGACCACGGCGACCCGGTCACGGAAACGGGGTCGCTCTCTGGCGCGGGCGAGGCGGCCGGACACGACGAGGGAGAGCCAGCGCCGACCGGCGAGGAGGTCCTTACAGAACTCCTCGAGGCGGACGCGGTCGTCGCCGAGGGCGAGGAGATCCGCCTCTCGTCCGACTTCCAGGACGACTGGCGGCGAGAGATGCGGACGCTTCGCGAGGGGGACCTCCAGACGCTCGCACAGGTCGCCGACGAGCAGACGCCGCCAAGGATCGAACCGCGGACGAGAGAGGGCTGGGGCCGTCCCGTCCTGGTGCTCGAGAGCGATGACGCCCCGCCCGTCACGCTCCGACGGGGGATCGCCGTCGCCGAACTCGCCGCCGCACGGGCTCTCGAGTCCCGCGTCGACTCCGGCGCGATCCGCCGCGCCGCCGGCCGCCCGTTGCGATCGCTCCTCGAGACGTGCCCCCTCTGTGACGGCGAGTTGACCGTCTCTCAGTCGACCTGCTGTGGCGACGTGACGCCGATCGGAAAGACGCCCACGGAGAAACTGGTCTGTCCCGACTGCAACGAGCGGTTCTTCATCTTCGAGGACGAGCGCTGA
- a CDS encoding VOC family protein: MELTIDHVPFAVRDLAATGEEFDRLGLDPEYGGVHGNGVTHMSVLGFEDESYLELISERADGEHDFWPDHIRADAGPAAWCVRVPDIVAACKRVLERGYPVRGPLYGSREREDGTLVEWDRAEFGTDDDRLLFPFAIADRTPLSARVEPSPSVAGGPLTGIGQVVLGVTDLGEAVRTFRDCYRIPTPVRDEVPGIGTVASVPGQPVAFATPTDDGWLADRLDRFPDCPCSCLLATDDLATARAAYPLTDPIEWPDGRVAFFESEPLGRRLGVVERS, translated from the coding sequence ATGGAACTGACCATCGACCACGTTCCGTTCGCGGTCCGGGACCTCGCGGCGACCGGCGAGGAGTTCGATCGACTCGGACTCGATCCCGAGTACGGCGGCGTCCACGGCAACGGCGTCACGCACATGTCCGTCCTCGGCTTCGAGGACGAGTCGTACCTCGAACTCATCTCGGAACGGGCGGACGGCGAGCACGACTTCTGGCCCGACCACATCCGCGCCGACGCGGGTCCGGCCGCCTGGTGCGTTCGGGTTCCCGACATCGTCGCGGCGTGCAAACGCGTCCTCGAGCGGGGATACCCCGTCCGGGGGCCGCTCTACGGCTCCCGCGAACGCGAGGACGGCACCCTCGTCGAGTGGGACCGGGCCGAGTTCGGGACGGACGACGATCGACTCCTGTTCCCGTTCGCGATCGCGGATCGGACCCCGCTGTCGGCTCGCGTCGAACCCTCCCCGAGCGTCGCCGGCGGCCCGCTCACCGGGATCGGACAGGTCGTCCTCGGCGTGACGGATCTCGGCGAGGCCGTCCGGACGTTCCGGGACTGCTATCGGATCCCGACCCCGGTTCGCGACGAGGTCCCCGGGATCGGAACCGTCGCCTCGGTCCCCGGCCAGCCGGTAGCCTTCGCGACCCCGACGGACGACGGCTGGCTCGCCGATCGCCTCGACCGGTTCCCCGACTGTCCGTGTTCGTGTCTCCTGGCGACCGACGACCTCGCGACCGCGCGGGCGGCCTATCCGCTGACCGACCCGATCGAGTGGCCCGACGGCCGGGTCGCGTTCTTCGAGTCGGAGCCCCTCGGCCGTCGACTCGGCGTCGTCGAGCGATCGTGA
- a CDS encoding TrmB family transcriptional regulator, with product MDGDQLVETLEDAGLSPYQADAFVTLLEFGSASATDVAQASSVPDPRIYDVLRDLEDEGYIETYEQDSLHARAHDPADVLADLRSRANRFETAADEIEDRWSRPDIEDHKVSIVKRLDTVLTQTDELIRSATNQVQIGLTPAQFAELSDALAVAVENDVDVKVCLFPPLEDEPDLPSTEDLARASTEARYRDIPSPFLALVDRSWTCFSPHGGSTNEYGVIVNDRTHSYVFHWYFLTCLWEVQETIYSARREEPPLTYVDLRQCLQDVMPLLEDDRTIEATIRGFETDTGREATRHGTIVDATYAGISASDDRATPLSQLAGQASLTVADGDERFTIGGWGAMIEDYEAMRITIESIE from the coding sequence ATGGACGGCGACCAACTCGTCGAGACGCTGGAGGACGCCGGCCTCTCGCCGTACCAGGCCGACGCGTTCGTGACGCTGCTGGAGTTCGGCTCGGCGTCGGCGACCGACGTCGCACAGGCCAGTTCGGTCCCCGACCCACGCATCTACGACGTGTTGCGCGATCTCGAGGACGAAGGGTACATCGAAACCTACGAGCAGGACAGCCTGCACGCCCGCGCCCACGATCCGGCGGACGTGCTCGCCGACCTGCGATCCCGTGCGAATCGCTTCGAGACCGCCGCCGACGAGATCGAGGATCGGTGGAGTCGGCCGGACATCGAGGACCACAAGGTCAGCATCGTCAAACGGCTCGATACGGTCCTGACGCAGACGGACGAGTTGATCCGATCGGCCACGAACCAGGTCCAGATCGGCCTGACGCCCGCCCAGTTCGCGGAGCTCTCGGACGCGCTCGCGGTCGCCGTCGAGAACGACGTCGACGTCAAAGTCTGCCTGTTCCCGCCGCTGGAGGACGAACCGGACCTCCCCTCGACGGAGGACCTGGCGCGTGCGTCCACGGAAGCGCGATACCGCGACATCCCCTCGCCGTTTCTCGCGCTGGTCGATCGATCGTGGACCTGTTTCTCGCCACACGGCGGGTCGACGAACGAGTACGGCGTCATCGTCAACGATCGGACCCACTCGTACGTCTTCCACTGGTACTTCCTGACCTGCCTCTGGGAGGTCCAGGAGACGATCTACTCGGCCCGCCGCGAGGAGCCGCCGCTCACCTACGTCGACCTCCGGCAGTGTCTCCAGGACGTCATGCCGCTGCTCGAGGACGACCGGACCATCGAGGCGACGATCCGCGGCTTCGAGACGGACACGGGCCGCGAGGCGACCCGACACGGGACGATCGTCGACGCCACGTACGCCGGCATCTCCGCGAGCGACGACCGGGCGACGCCCCTCTCGCAGCTGGCAGGCCAGGCCTCGCTGACGGTCGCCGACGGTGACGAGCGCTTCACCATCGGCGGCTGGGGGGCGATGATCGAGGACTACGAGGCGATGCGGATCACGATCGAGTCGATCGAGTAA
- a CDS encoding 5-methyltetrahydropteroyltriglutamate--homocysteine methyltransferase, which yields MTDYVSTTPGLYPLPDWAKDDLSDLKGHQKGDLVSGDEGEEITAAYEQAREDVIAVQQDAGLDRIVEGQLRWDDMLAHPLAVHDAVETRGIVRYYDNNNFYREPVVQDDLGFSGDVAGELESAVELADGDDLQAVLPGPYSLADLATDEHYGDEADFLAAIADFLAGEVDAFPDHETLFLLEPSLVENAPEDGEDERASEAIDRVAGATDADVVVQPYWGALEEKVYAHLLDADIDAVGFDFVAEQEDNVYNLQEYGATDGVSLGLADGQNTLVEDPEAIRDRVDWVYDQLPVTEFETVYLTTNTETFYLPYSKFEEKLAVLAEAADLAEVKAA from the coding sequence ATGACTGATTACGTCTCGACCACGCCGGGGCTGTATCCGCTCCCGGACTGGGCGAAAGACGACCTCTCGGACCTCAAAGGTCACCAGAAGGGCGACCTCGTCAGCGGCGACGAGGGCGAGGAGATCACCGCGGCCTACGAGCAGGCCCGCGAGGACGTGATCGCCGTCCAGCAGGACGCCGGCCTCGATCGGATCGTCGAAGGGCAACTGCGCTGGGACGACATGCTCGCCCACCCGCTGGCGGTCCACGACGCCGTCGAAACGCGCGGGATCGTCCGCTACTACGACAACAACAACTTCTATCGCGAACCCGTCGTCCAGGACGACCTCGGCTTCTCCGGCGACGTCGCCGGTGAACTCGAGTCCGCGGTAGAACTGGCCGACGGCGACGACCTGCAGGCCGTCCTCCCCGGCCCCTACTCGCTCGCCGATCTCGCGACGGACGAACACTACGGCGACGAGGCCGACTTCCTCGCGGCGATCGCCGACTTCCTCGCGGGCGAGGTCGACGCCTTCCCCGACCACGAGACGCTGTTCCTGCTCGAACCGTCGCTCGTCGAGAACGCCCCCGAGGACGGCGAAGACGAGCGTGCCAGCGAGGCGATCGATCGAGTCGCGGGCGCGACCGACGCCGACGTCGTCGTCCAGCCCTACTGGGGCGCGCTCGAGGAGAAGGTCTACGCCCACCTGCTCGACGCCGATATCGACGCGGTCGGCTTCGACTTCGTGGCCGAACAGGAGGACAACGTGTACAATCTCCAGGAGTACGGCGCGACCGACGGCGTCTCGCTGGGGCTCGCCGACGGGCAGAACACGCTCGTCGAGGATCCCGAGGCGATCCGCGACCGGGTCGACTGGGTGTACGACCAGCTTCCAGTCACGGAGTTCGAGACGGTCTACCTGACGACGAACACGGAGACGTTCTACCTGCCGTACAGCAAGTTCGAGGAGAAACTCGCGGTCCTCGCCGAGGCCGCGGACCTCGCGGAGGTGAAAGCAGCATGA
- a CDS encoding carbohydrate kinase family protein, with amino-acid sequence MNHEVLVAGEALIDFLPEEPGPIAAVEGFERRPGGAPANVAVALARLEHAPLFWTRVGDDPFGRYLHETLVANEVPDRFLELDPDAKTSLAFVTHDERGDREFSFYRDGTADTRLEPGRIDDAVLADREWVHAGGVTLSSGRSREATLDLLDRAADQGCTVSFDPNERPELWPDADTYRRVVRGALSNVDVLKATAGELSRLGFEGETAEAIAGDAMTAGPDVVFVTRGESGAIAVGADGTEWAGTASHPGYDPDVVDTTGAGDAFVAGAIAGLREERDLTATLSFANAVGAAATTAAGAMAALPGRETVGSIGDGSIADE; translated from the coding sequence ATGAACCACGAGGTCCTTGTCGCCGGCGAGGCGTTGATCGACTTCCTTCCCGAGGAACCCGGCCCGATCGCGGCGGTCGAAGGGTTCGAACGACGGCCCGGCGGCGCGCCGGCGAACGTCGCCGTCGCGCTCGCCAGACTCGAGCACGCGCCGCTGTTCTGGACGCGCGTCGGCGACGACCCCTTCGGCCGATACCTTCACGAGACGCTCGTCGCGAACGAGGTGCCCGATCGGTTCCTCGAACTGGACCCCGACGCGAAGACCTCACTGGCGTTCGTCACACACGACGAGCGTGGCGACCGGGAGTTCTCGTTCTACCGGGACGGAACCGCCGACACGCGCCTCGAACCGGGGCGGATCGACGACGCGGTGCTCGCGGACCGGGAGTGGGTCCACGCTGGCGGCGTGACGCTCTCCAGCGGCCGGTCCCGGGAGGCGACGCTCGACCTGCTCGATCGGGCCGCCGACCAGGGGTGTACCGTCTCGTTCGATCCGAACGAGCGCCCGGAACTGTGGCCGGACGCGGATACCTACCGGCGCGTCGTCAGGGGGGCGCTCTCGAACGTGGACGTGCTGAAAGCGACCGCGGGGGAACTCTCGCGACTCGGCTTCGAGGGCGAGACCGCCGAGGCGATCGCCGGGGACGCGATGACGGCCGGACCGGACGTGGTGTTCGTCACCCGCGGCGAATCGGGGGCGATCGCCGTCGGCGCCGACGGGACCGAGTGGGCGGGAACCGCGAGCCACCCCGGCTACGATCCCGACGTCGTCGACACGACCGGGGCGGGAGACGCCTTCGTCGCGGGGGCGATCGCCGGACTGCGCGAGGAGCGGGACCTGACCGCGACGCTCTCGTTCGCCAACGCGGTCGGGGCCGCCGCGACGACGGCCGCCGGCGCGATGGCGGCGCTCCCGGGCCGGGAGACCGTCGGTTCGATCGGGGACGGATCGATCGCGGACGAGTGA
- a CDS encoding mechanosensitive ion channel family protein, whose product MTGVVSGLDWLSETVESQPQRLAVTFAAFGFLLAVLISSRRLQAWLNERTRPLYSDIVTMVVLTASCVASLGVVVGVWGQTDVLQNAYDTYGFGSDAVARSIVTFILLVATFIVTRFVRRVVAEVLGSAAAVTDHQREVTHRLSQVIIWSVSLVVILGVWVDDLGGLLVGAGFLGIVVGMAARQTLGTMLAGFVLMFARPFEIGDWIEVEDEEGIVTDISIVNTRLKSFDGEYIMIPNDVIASSTVTNRSKRGRLRIEVEVGVDYGTDVDRAATLAEDALADVDLALDAPSPMVVGKSFGDSAVVLGVRFWIDRPSARRHWRARTAAIEAIKTAFEEEGIKIPYPQRELSGRAETGGFRISDGPEGAFDGDGGRPRGEPAEAGSNGDDDRSGSDHQLSQPEGS is encoded by the coding sequence ATGACCGGTGTCGTGTCGGGACTCGACTGGCTGTCGGAAACCGTCGAATCGCAACCCCAGCGGCTCGCGGTGACGTTCGCAGCCTTCGGGTTCCTGCTCGCCGTATTGATCTCCTCCCGGCGACTCCAGGCGTGGCTCAACGAACGGACACGACCGCTGTACAGCGACATCGTCACGATGGTCGTGCTCACCGCGAGTTGCGTCGCGAGCCTCGGCGTCGTCGTCGGCGTCTGGGGTCAGACCGACGTTCTACAGAATGCCTACGATACCTACGGGTTCGGCAGCGACGCGGTCGCCCGGTCGATCGTCACGTTCATCCTCCTCGTCGCGACGTTCATCGTCACGCGGTTCGTCCGCCGGGTCGTCGCGGAGGTCCTCGGCTCCGCCGCGGCGGTGACCGACCACCAGCGAGAGGTGACTCACCGCCTCTCGCAGGTGATCATCTGGTCGGTGTCGCTCGTCGTCATCCTCGGCGTCTGGGTCGACGACCTCGGTGGCCTGCTGGTCGGGGCCGGCTTCCTCGGGATCGTCGTCGGTATGGCGGCACGCCAGACGCTCGGGACGATGCTCGCCGGGTTCGTCCTGATGTTCGCCCGACCGTTCGAGATCGGCGACTGGATCGAGGTCGAGGACGAGGAGGGGATCGTCACCGACATCTCGATCGTCAACACCCGCCTCAAGTCCTTCGACGGCGAGTACATCATGATCCCCAACGACGTCATCGCCTCGAGTACGGTGACGAACCGATCGAAGCGGGGACGGCTCCGCATCGAAGTCGAGGTCGGCGTCGACTACGGGACGGACGTCGATCGGGCGGCAACGCTCGCGGAGGACGCACTCGCGGACGTCGATCTCGCACTCGACGCGCCGTCGCCGATGGTCGTCGGCAAGTCGTTCGGCGACTCGGCGGTGGTGCTCGGCGTCCGGTTCTGGATCGACAGGCCGAGCGCGCGACGCCACTGGCGGGCCCGGACCGCCGCGATCGAGGCGATCAAAACGGCCTTCGAAGAGGAGGGGATCAAGATCCCCTACCCGCAGCGCGAACTGTCCGGCCGGGCCGAAACCGGCGGCTTCCGGATCTCGGACGGCCCGGAAGGGGCGTTCGACGGTGACGGTGGCCGACCGAGAGGCGAACCCGCCGAGGCCGGATCCAACGGGGACGACGATCGATCCGGTTCCGACCACCAGTTGTCACAGCCGGAGGGATCGTAG
- a CDS encoding extracellular solute-binding protein — protein sequence MSERYSQGSENEDAGVSRRTFVKAAGAGGAATSLAGCIYGDDASAENAVTIAMGSTTISDVRDNLPDLLHENGVDDEIEIQFSEQSDDTGDQRDQYISLLDAQESSPDLFMMDTGWTNVLIERGYIANLSEELDDDTLSRIDEDYFDAFTNTARDPDGNLFGVPLFPDYALMLYNKGYAREAGYSDEDFDQWESEPMTWQEWAEMAEEIVDASDAEFGFSTQWDVYEGTACCTFNEVMTSFGGAYFGGEENLAGPVGERPVTIDEPEVIEALSMMYTLAADEEDEHTLDDYPTGVASPDITSWTENPALAPFTEGRAAFHRNWPYAIVEALSGEYDFEGPDDLGVMPLPYAVEEGETEYSGTGGSTSAQGGWHIGLNPNSERKDEALQVLAAMTEDDFNLGMLEAIAWLPPKPSLFDSDEATDPDVIGDVANYMSTLRVAGEGAMPRPVTTKWPNQATTIAEQANQAVAGEKSPEDAAADLQSAIDDIENE from the coding sequence ATGAGTGAGAGATACTCACAGGGTTCAGAGAACGAAGACGCGGGCGTTTCACGACGGACCTTCGTCAAGGCGGCAGGGGCCGGCGGGGCCGCGACGAGTCTGGCAGGGTGTATCTACGGCGACGACGCAAGCGCCGAGAACGCCGTGACGATCGCGATGGGGTCGACGACCATCTCGGACGTCAGGGACAACCTCCCGGACCTGCTCCACGAGAACGGCGTCGACGACGAGATCGAGATCCAGTTTAGCGAACAGTCGGACGACACCGGCGACCAGCGCGACCAGTACATCTCCCTCCTCGACGCACAGGAGTCCTCGCCCGACCTGTTCATGATGGACACTGGCTGGACGAACGTCCTGATCGAACGGGGGTACATCGCGAACCTGTCCGAGGAACTGGACGACGACACCCTCTCCCGGATCGACGAGGACTACTTCGACGCGTTCACCAACACGGCCCGCGATCCGGACGGGAACCTCTTCGGGGTCCCGCTGTTCCCCGACTACGCGCTCATGCTGTACAACAAGGGGTACGCCCGCGAGGCCGGCTACTCCGACGAGGACTTCGACCAGTGGGAATCCGAGCCGATGACCTGGCAGGAGTGGGCCGAGATGGCCGAAGAGATCGTCGACGCCTCCGACGCCGAGTTCGGCTTCTCGACCCAGTGGGACGTCTACGAGGGGACCGCCTGCTGTACCTTCAACGAGGTCATGACCTCCTTCGGCGGCGCGTACTTCGGCGGCGAGGAGAACCTGGCCGGCCCCGTCGGCGAGCGGCCGGTGACGATCGACGAACCGGAGGTCATCGAGGCGCTCAGCATGATGTACACGCTGGCCGCAGACGAGGAAGACGAGCACACGCTCGACGACTACCCCACTGGCGTCGCGTCACCGGACATCACCTCGTGGACGGAGAACCCGGCGCTGGCTCCGTTCACCGAGGGACGGGCGGCCTTCCACCGGAACTGGCCGTACGCGATCGTCGAGGCGCTCAGCGGCGAGTACGACTTCGAGGGGCCGGACGACCTCGGCGTAATGCCGCTCCCCTACGCCGTCGAGGAGGGCGAGACCGAGTACTCCGGAACGGGCGGGTCGACCTCCGCCCAGGGCGGCTGGCACATCGGGCTCAACCCCAACTCCGAGCGGAAAGACGAGGCCCTGCAGGTGCTCGCCGCCATGACGGAGGACGACTTCAACCTCGGGATGCTCGAAGCCATCGCGTGGCTCCCGCCGAAACCGTCCCTCTTCGACTCCGACGAGGCGACCGATCCCGACGTCATCGGCGACGTGGCCAACTACATGAGCACGCTTCGCGTCGCCGGCGAGGGCGCGATGCCGCGACCCGTGACGACCAAGTGGCCCAACCAGGCGACGACGATCGCCGAACAGGCCAACCAGGCCGTCGCCGGCGAGAAGAGTCCCGAAGACGCTGCGGCTGACCTCCAGAGCGCGATCGACGACATCGAAAACGAATAA
- a CDS encoding PQQ-binding-like beta-propeller repeat protein translates to MSPSRRALLASVGAASATIAGCSELSREVSTPDPDEPPESGVGELPDPGRHVSGANGEWSTFGCNAANTRAIADGEAPVDGVTERWRVEVAQTAYREPIVADDRVYFLDVDTLRVFDADDGTELWTVPDVDTVPLLWDGVAYVSTHESVRAIDSDNGGILWERSFETPGRATTPATYDGSSLVCGAGEEVVSLDPENGDVQWRRDVFGQVIDHAAIAQGYYWIVATEAGMVYAIDDGGRGWRQWRLPAGPTCPPSIDTDAVYVTCRNGTTYALTMDEQADAADGIRWSVDTGQAERGIALAEGVVYVATLSGTLHAIDSASGTRYWKYDIGDWQHTAPVLGRDTLFVGGDRLWAVDPTPGDDPDRGPALRFDRSFDGRVGPGPVLDDGTLYVVAEVERDETYALLALE, encoded by the coding sequence ATGTCTCCGTCACGACGTGCCCTCCTGGCGAGCGTCGGTGCCGCGAGCGCGACGATCGCGGGGTGTTCTGAACTCTCGCGAGAGGTATCGACGCCCGACCCCGACGAGCCGCCGGAGTCGGGCGTCGGCGAACTCCCGGATCCGGGCCGACACGTCAGCGGTGCGAACGGCGAGTGGTCGACGTTCGGGTGCAACGCCGCCAACACGCGTGCGATCGCGGACGGCGAAGCGCCGGTCGACGGGGTGACCGAACGCTGGCGCGTCGAGGTCGCGCAGACCGCCTATCGAGAACCGATCGTCGCGGACGATCGCGTCTATTTCCTCGACGTAGACACCCTCCGGGTCTTCGACGCCGACGACGGGACGGAGCTGTGGACGGTTCCCGACGTCGATACTGTACCGTTGCTCTGGGACGGCGTCGCGTACGTCTCGACCCACGAGTCGGTCCGTGCGATCGATTCGGACAACGGCGGGATCCTGTGGGAGCGCTCGTTCGAGACGCCGGGCCGGGCGACGACGCCGGCCACGTACGACGGATCGTCGCTGGTCTGCGGGGCGGGCGAGGAAGTCGTCTCGCTCGATCCCGAGAACGGCGACGTCCAGTGGCGACGGGACGTCTTCGGGCAGGTCATCGATCACGCAGCGATCGCTCAGGGATACTACTGGATCGTCGCCACGGAGGCCGGGATGGTCTACGCCATCGACGACGGCGGGCGCGGGTGGCGCCAGTGGCGGCTTCCCGCAGGGCCAACGTGTCCGCCCAGCATCGACACCGATGCGGTCTACGTCACCTGCCGGAACGGGACGACCTACGCCCTGACGATGGACGAGCAGGCGGACGCCGCGGACGGGATCCGCTGGTCGGTAGACACCGGGCAGGCGGAACGCGGAATCGCTCTCGCCGAGGGAGTCGTCTACGTCGCCACTCTCTCGGGAACGCTCCACGCCATCGATTCGGCGTCCGGAACCCGGTACTGGAAATACGACATCGGCGACTGGCAGCACACCGCGCCGGTGCTCGGCCGCGACACCCTGTTCGTCGGCGGCGATCGACTCTGGGCAGTCGATCCGACGCCCGGCGACGATCCGGACCGCGGGCCGGCGCTCCGATTCGATCGGTCCTTCGACGGTCGCGTCGGACCGGGGCCAGTTCTCGACGACGGCACGCTCTACGTCGTCGCGGAAGTCGAGCGAGACGAGACGTACGCGCTGCTTGCCCTGGAGTGA
- a CDS encoding methionine synthase, with protein MSTNENKDQFRPENHEHDHFLLTTVVGSYPKPKWLNRAKELYEDPDHDFDADDWREAKDDAARLITQEHERAGLDAVVDGEMRRNEMVEFFAHRIEGYEFNGPVKVWGHNYFDKPSVVDEVEYDENWLVDEYEFTASATDRPVKVPITGPYTLASWSFNEAYEDDEELAYDLADLVNEEIEKLVDAGARYIQIDEPALATTPDDHAIVGEALEHIVADIPDDVRIGLHVCYGDYSRIYPEILEFPVDEFDLELANGDYEQLDVFKDPEFEKDLALGVCDVHVAEVESVEQIEENIEKGLEVVPPEQLVVSPDCGVKLLPRDVAYGKMENMVQAARNVEAKLDEGTIDVDRGTAAPADD; from the coding sequence ATGAGCACGAACGAGAACAAGGATCAGTTCCGGCCCGAGAACCACGAGCACGACCACTTCCTGCTGACGACCGTCGTCGGCAGCTACCCCAAGCCGAAGTGGCTCAACCGCGCGAAGGAACTCTACGAGGACCCCGACCACGATTTCGACGCGGACGACTGGCGGGAAGCGAAAGACGACGCCGCTCGCCTCATCACGCAGGAACACGAACGGGCGGGTCTCGACGCCGTCGTCGACGGCGAGATGCGGCGCAACGAGATGGTCGAGTTCTTCGCCCACCGCATCGAGGGCTACGAGTTCAACGGCCCCGTCAAGGTCTGGGGACACAACTACTTCGACAAACCGAGCGTCGTCGACGAGGTCGAGTACGACGAGAACTGGCTGGTCGACGAATACGAGTTCACCGCGAGCGCGACCGATCGGCCGGTCAAGGTCCCGATCACGGGTCCGTACACCCTCGCGAGCTGGTCGTTCAACGAGGCCTACGAGGACGACGAGGAACTCGCCTACGACCTCGCCGACCTCGTCAACGAGGAGATCGAGAAACTCGTCGACGCCGGCGCGCGCTACATCCAGATCGACGAACCGGCCCTCGCGACGACGCCGGACGACCACGCGATCGTCGGCGAGGCGCTCGAGCACATCGTCGCCGACATTCCCGACGACGTCCGCATCGGCCTCCACGTCTGCTACGGCGACTACTCCCGGATCTACCCCGAGATCCTGGAGTTCCCGGTCGACGAGTTCGACCTCGAACTCGCCAACGGCGACTACGAGCAACTGGACGTGTTCAAGGATCCCGAGTTCGAGAAGGACCTCGCGCTCGGCGTCTGTGACGTCCACGTCGCCGAGGTCGAGTCCGTCGAACAGATCGAGGAGAACATCGAGAAGGGGCTCGAGGTCGTCCCGCCGGAACAGCTCGTCGTCTCGCCGGACTGCGGCGTGAAACTCCTGCCCCGCGACGTCGCCTACGGCAAGATGGAGAACATGGTGCAGGCGGCCCGCAACGTCGAGGCGAAGCTCGACGAGGGCACTATCGACGTCGACCGCGGCACTGCGGCGCCCGCGGACGACTGA
- a CDS encoding HemK2/MTQ2 family protein methyltransferase: protein MGLEDRRGLERDVYQPAEDSALLAETAAERIDDDALVLEVGTGSGYVASRIAEETDARVIASDLNPHAVREARSEGVETVRADLVSPFADGAFDAVAFNPPYLPTDPDNEWDDWMERALSGGEDGRAVIDPFLATVGRVLAPDGVVYLLVSSLTGVDEVVERAGKEGFSAVAVADESFPFETLTVLELLR from the coding sequence ATGGGCCTCGAGGACCGGCGGGGGCTCGAACGCGACGTGTACCAGCCAGCGGAGGACTCGGCGCTGCTCGCCGAGACCGCCGCCGAACGGATCGACGACGACGCGCTCGTGCTGGAGGTCGGCACTGGGTCGGGCTACGTCGCGTCCCGGATCGCCGAAGAGACCGATGCCCGCGTGATCGCCTCGGACCTGAATCCCCACGCCGTCCGAGAGGCCCGGAGCGAGGGGGTCGAGACGGTCCGGGCCGATCTGGTATCGCCGTTCGCCGACGGCGCGTTCGACGCGGTCGCGTTCAACCCGCCCTACCTGCCGACCGACCCCGACAACGAGTGGGACGACTGGATGGAACGAGCCCTCTCGGGCGGCGAAGACGGCCGGGCCGTCATCGATCCGTTTCTCGCGACCGTCGGCCGCGTGCTGGCCCCCGACGGCGTCGTCTACCTGCTCGTCAGCAGCCTCACCGGCGTCGACGAGGTCGTCGAACGCGCGGGCAAGGAGGGGTTCAGCGCCGTCGCGGTCGCCGACGAGTCGTTCCCGTTCGAGACGCTGACCGTGCTCGAATTGCTGCGCTGA